AGGCGATGGGCAATCAAAGGTTTGTTTTAGTGGCTATTAattacttcactaagtgggcGAAGGCATAAGCGTTAGCCAATATTTGAGACGTGGATGTTAAGAAGTTCGTGTGGAAGAATATAGTCACTAGATTTGGGGTACCCAACTCTCTTATATCTGACAATGGGTTACAGTTTGACAGTAGGGCCTTCCGAGAGTTCTGCAGTGATCTCGGCATCAAGAACAAATACTCTACCCTAGCGTATTCCCAAAGTAATGGACAAGCTGAAGCCACTAACAAAACAATTGTGAATGGGTTGAAAAAAAGATTAAACGGTGCAAAAGTTAGGTGGGCTGAAGAGCCGCCCAACATTCTTTGGGCATATCGAATGACTCCAAGAAGATCTACAAGAGAGACTCTATTCTCACTAATGTACGGGGTAGAAGCTGTGACACCAGCCAAGGTAAACTTATGCAGTGCAAAAATTGCAACATTTGCCCTCCCCCAGAATGAAAGATTAATGGTAGAGCATCTGGATTTGCTGGAAGAATACCGGGAAGCAGCAACTATAAGGCTAGCCGAATATCAGCAAAAACTTGCCCGACGCTACAACCGGGATGTAAAGATGAGGGGATTCGGTGCTGGGGACCTGGTGTTATGGAAAGCGATGGGGAACATGCGGGATACAGATGCTGGGAAGTTAGCCCCGACCTGGGAGGGGCCTTATAGGGTCACTGCTATTGCAGGTGCAGGAGCATACTACTTGGAAGATTTAAATGAAAGGCCACTCCCTTGGCCATGGAACGTGCacaatttgaagaaattttatCATTAACTGCTCATGCACGGGGCTACAAATTAGATGTAATCTTGTATATATGTTTTGTTGATTAATATTAAGgtgatatttatttttacagGTGCATTTATCCTTAATACCATTAATTCATCTAGAGGCACTGCTGGTCAGTAAATATAAAGAGAATTATGGAACTGGGActgcttatttttcttttaagggtAGAAacctgcttctcggttcgatcactatcaccgagcaggtggaaaccttatgcTAAACTCTTTTAAAGGCAAAAACTTGcctctcggttcgatcactatcactgagtaggtggaaaccttatgcTAAACTCTTTTAGGGGCAGAAACCTGCTTCTCGATTCGATCATTATCACCGAACAGGTGAAAACCTTATACTAAACTCTTTTAGGGACAGAAACCTGCTTCTCAGTTTGATcactatcaccgagcaggtggaaaccttatactAAACTCTTTTAAGGGCAGAAACCTGCTTCTCGATTCGATCACAATCATCGAGCAAGTGGAAATCTTATGCTAAACTCTTTTAAGGGCAGAAACCTGCTTCTTAGTTCGATTGCTATCAccaagcaggtggaaaccttatgcTAAACTCTTTTAAGGGCAGAAACTTGCTTCTCGGTGCGATTGCTATCACTGAGCAGTGAGAACCTTACACTAAACCCTTCTAATGGCAATAACCTATCTCCTGATTCCTTcactatcaccgagcaggtggaagcCTTACACAACAGTTTTCTAAGGATAAGAGCTTGCTTTAAAGGCTAAGTCCAGAGACCAGGTTTTCCATAGCCTACATTTTGCATGAGAAGATGGGCTCATATTAAGCGAAGTTTCGATCGCCAATGAGCTAACTCATTTTCCTTTACAAACCAACTCCAAGCACCGAGCATGCCCGGACCAGAAGCAAACCATGATTAAATTACCCGACCATTAGAGGCATGTATATATACTCACGGAAGTAGAAGGGTATAATGGAACATCATAATATTGAAACATTCATAAACATGACAAGGGAAATTCTTTGGTAAGTAAACCATAGTTAAATAGTCAACACATGTAAACGAAACCAATGTCTTGTCACCATAACTCGgtgaccataaaaaaaaagtgaaacccgggaaaaataattgttttgtCACCATAGCTCGGTGACATAAGcaaacttgttaaaaaaaaaaaaagaaaaaaagaaagaaagaaagaaatcatTCAAGTAAAAGAGGTAAACAATAGTAATCTGGTTCGGCAATCAATTCGTGGGGTTGATAGGCTACACTTGGACAATCTCAGATGTTTGCTGGATCGCGGGGCTGGGCTAGAGCTGAACACCCTCCCGAGACTGATCATCAGCACGAAGGTTGCTAGTGGCTTCTAGGTCAATTGCCTCCACGTGGGAGTCAATTGCCTCCACTAACTCCATCATGCTCTAGGTCTCCTTCTCATCAATGGCACTGGGATGGTTCTACGCAGTTGTAGGAGGGCCCGAGAAAGGGATTTGGTTGGGATTCCTAAGAGGAGGGTCCTCGGGGACCCCCAAAGTTTGCAGTGCTGCCAACCAACCCTCCTCAAAGGCCAGCTTTTGGGCTTCATTGATGGGCGTCAGCAAATCCCTCATTATACCACTTATTTGCACAGGCCTCCAAAGCTACCTTCAAGTCAGCCAACTCCTTGACTTGTGCAGTATTCAAGCTCACAGCCTCTGCCAATTTCAGCTCAGTCTCGCCCAGTCTAGCCTCCAATTTCGAAGATCTCTTCTCCACCAACACCTTGGCCTTCTTGGATACTGCAGCCTTCTTTTCTGCAGTCGCGGCAGCCTTAGTCTTCATTTTTACACTTGCCTCGGCCATGTCTTTTAGAGCCTTCTCCCGCTCAGCATCCTCAGCTAGCTCCTTCACCCGTCCCTCGAGGATGAGGGTCAGTTGGGTAGCCTAGCAAAATAGCAATGATAAGTACGACGACAAGAACAATACATGTGTAAAAGTCAGTAAAGAACTGGGGAACAAGGGATTATCACAATCGTGTGCCACTACAACTGCTTACCCAGCAATTCATCTGTCTCATCCTTGAACATGTGCACGTCTTCGGGCAATAGGAGGCCATGCACCAAAATTTAGGCAACACGACCCCCTTCACCCTTCTCCTACACCCGTACGCTCGCGGTTGCGGGAAGGGGCTTGCCATCCAATAGGAATAAAGGCTGCCATGCTGAAGTGGCTCGGGAGGTGGATGCCACATTCATCCCAGTCTGAGCTATTGGTTCCCGGATGACAATGTTTCCAGATGATCGGGAGGGAGTCCTTGTGGGCACATCTCCCGAGCTGGCGGGGGTTTGTTCTGCCGTGCGTGGTCTCTTCTGAGTGTGGCTAgtaggaggaggaagaggaggggGAGTTTGATCTTGGCCTTGGGGTGGTTGTTTTTGTGCAATTGGCTGGGCACCGGGCACAAAACGGCTGATTATCATTGTCCTTCTTGTCACCATGTCGTGACCTTGGTCAGATTCAGTTTCTGAAGAGCTGATTAATTCGACGGCCACTTCCTCGGCTACCTGAATGGGAGCTTCAGGTTCAGCAGGGGCCTCAGGTTCTACAAGGACCTCGGGCTGAACGGGGGCCTCAGGCTAAACCCTCACATGAGCCTGTTCTCAACATCGTAAAGATACATGTTTAGCCGACTCGTCCCGTATGGGTGCAAGTTCGTCCGAGAAAATGTACCACGGGCTAAGGTCCCGAGCTTTGCCTACTGTAAGTTTTGGGGGGAGGAAATTCACATGTCGTACATCTATATAGGAGAGAAGGGGACTGTCAACTACTAAAGCTTGGCCGAATGCTTGCCATGTGGAGTACACGGGGTCAACGCCAAGGATTAAGTGGGACGCTTCAAGCTGTCTGTCCCAGTGAACGAAAATTTCTGACCTAAGCACAAAA
The Quercus lobata isolate SW786 chromosome 10, ValleyOak3.0 Primary Assembly, whole genome shotgun sequence DNA segment above includes these coding regions:
- the LOC115964709 gene encoding uncharacterized protein LOC115964709 yields the protein MYGVEAVTPAKVNLCSAKIATFALPQNERLMVEHLDLLEEYREAATIRLAEYQQKLARRYNRDVKMRGFGAGDLVLWKAMGNMRDTDAGKLAPTWEGPYRVTAIAGAFILNTINSSRGTAGQ